The stretch of DNA ATATTATCACCAAGGTCCAAGGCCAACAATTAAACTATAAACATCAGTccaatttttattgatgttttagtttctatttttttgtttaaaattgttaatgttatagaaatttgatgtttataattgattaaattTTCCAATTATACCTTAATTAAGGAATAAATACAATTGTGTACACTAATCTTAAACctcaatcaaatattatattacCTGCAATGCTCCTGAGATACTTGAAATTGCAAGCTTCTTTATAGTATCACGTGAGACTGTAGATCCAAGAGTATAAGCATAATCATTAACACCAATTTCACCAAACCAAAAAAGAGTATCATCAAAATCTCTACAATTTGAATCAACACCTTGACATGATCCTTGTCTCTCCAAATACCTATTAAACCACAAAATCTGAGTTTGAATAGATTGAGGAGTAATATCAAGTGAAAGATTGTTCCTAACAAAGAACTCATGGTTTATAGCTGTTGAACCACCAACAGCAAAGTTAACACCAAAAGTGTCATTGTATCGTTTGATGTGTCGATAAGGCGGAAGATAAGGCAAAGAAAGTGATTCAGTTACAAAATCTATAACAAGTCTTCCATCTGAGTATCTATTTGTGGAATGGTTGAAAAATGTTGTGCCATATGGTGAGTTTGATACATGGCCAAAACCACTTGGTCCTTCGGCGTTTTTCGTGTTACCGGTGTCTGTGAACGAGTCGCCGAAGGCGTAAATTTTCTTAAAGGGTCTTGTAGATTCTTGTGCAGTTGATACTGCAGAAGAAGCTATTGAGAAAAGTATGGTAATGAGAGTGGTTAATGTTGCCATAGAAGGTGCCATTTTGAAAATGTTCTTGAAGAGTAGTTGGCAACTTCCTTTTGCATTGAGTTAGAGGGTTTATATTACATCATTGAATTTATCAAAGAAACAATTGCATGACTAATTAATGTTGTGTACATTACTttaacatatttaatttaattaattcatcAGAAACTTTTTTAGTACTAGTATTTATACTACCACACACTTTTTCCAAATTAATCTATCTTATCTTATACTAGTTTAAAATTTACTCTATAAATTTGTGTGGGACTCATAATTAATTTTGATCTTTAAGAAGTGTGTAGGAAAATGAGAGTGTCTCACTAACATTTCTCTAAACATTTTTTCACAGaacatttttctaaatatattaattttggatAAGTGTTGTCATGATGTCACTGTCATACAACTAAAGTGGATGCAGTGGAGtgtgttagaatagaaaatattataatattatttgttgagaaaatatttcgatttggtttgtttattcttagccttataataaagggatttagtttagatttaaatttattcacttggttataaataccaaggtagtatcatactatttgattaatgtaaataatgtaaatattgtaattagggttattgacattgttatcaataatattttattgttccttattattttctcctattctttcacctaaattctctaaatttcaacatggtatcagagccatggTAACCACCTTGAAACATAATTCCGCTGCAATTTTCCCCGAGATTTAACTCTCGATTATTCTTCGTTTTACTTAcctttttgttcatatatgctttaaccttttttttcatataaaccctAACCGTCattgaaatttctttttattttgttacccgtttgtgattctttaatccgcgggtcccAGTTACCTTTAATCctgttacccgtttgtgattctttaatctgCGGGTCCCCGTTACCTTTAATCccgttacccgtttgtgattctttaatccgcgggtcccGTTACCTTTAACCAcagttacccgtttgtgattctttaatccgcgggccCCCGTTTGTGATatttcaatccgcgggtatttttacttaatttgataTGGATTCATTTCTTCAGCCGCTCCTCTACTGCTTCTTTGGTTGCTGCTCTTCGTTGgcttgctatcaatggattta from Trifolium pratense cultivar HEN17-A07 linkage group LG5, ARS_RC_1.1, whole genome shotgun sequence encodes:
- the LOC123885690 gene encoding GDSL esterase/lipase At3g48460; this encodes MAPSMATLTTLITILFSIASSAVSTAQESTRPFKKIYAFGDSFTDTGNTKNAEGPSGFGHVSNSPYGTTFFNHSTNRYSDGRLVIDFVTESLSLPYLPPYRHIKRYNDTFGVNFAVGGSTAINHEFFVRNNLSLDITPQSIQTQILWFNRYLERQGSCQGVDSNCRDFDDTLFWFGEIGVNDYAYTLGSTVSRDTIKKLAISSISGALQTLLEKGAKYLVVQGAPLAGCLPLTMYLAPEDDRDSIGCVKSANEQSNNHNLMLQDKLQELRNKYPNAVIVYADYLNAYRTVMKNPSKYGFKEMFRVCCGSGEAPYNFNVFATCGTPNATVCSSPSQYINWDGVHLTEAMYKVVSNMFLQGNFTQPPFDFLLENKERNG